A region of Sulfurimonas sp. DNA encodes the following proteins:
- a CDS encoding TolC family outer membrane protein, with amino-acid sequence MLKKSFIVFSVASFIFSSSLFGLSLKESVVEVLNTNPVIQERLKNFRATQQDLNIANAEYYPQLDFRVVVGFNKAGALKNGDNSDYSHNIIEQDYGNYETSLTLTQNLFDGFGTTHRVNYEETRILASAYNYIEKSNDIVFKMVDAYVSVMRSHELTQTARENVQINEIIYKKVKDLFDSGLTTDSEVKKIQSSRSLARSNLIVQKNNARDSEYFFRRVLGRMPTVHEMKRPNFNIVMPESVERAALYSIEHNPSLLVSRYNIKGAQELYKQRKKDYLPKVDLEISQFYNDVETRNAFDSPDDRFRARLVLNYNIFRGGADKANVQKHLSKINQEIERKRDLKRQVIEGLDLSWNAYKMIDEQLKDLREYSGFSESTLKLYEEEYDLGRRSLLDLLASQNDVINARSQIITAEYDQLFAKYRILDAMGLLVTAIVGDANNYAAKVNLYSENEALEILDTLPVNLDSDSDEIPDNLDLCDNSLKENNIMPYGCKKIMRDSDSDGVIDAKDSCLLTPINAKVSPDGCALDSDFDGVKDYADKCPKTPFGYTADEKGCTISLSLRINFLARSSKVPSDSKQEIDELVGFLKENSDYKVHIIGHTNNIGDSEENFKLSDKRSKAIKKALQDQGVESQRLSSEGRGEDDPIASNETAEGLNLNRRVEIELSKRSEEI; translated from the coding sequence ATGTTAAAAAAATCTTTTATCGTCTTTAGTGTAGCAAGTTTTATATTTTCATCATCACTTTTTGGCTTAAGTCTTAAAGAAAGTGTGGTTGAAGTGTTAAATACAAATCCAGTTATTCAGGAAAGATTGAAAAACTTTAGAGCTACACAACAAGACTTAAATATCGCAAATGCAGAGTATTATCCACAGCTTGACTTTAGAGTGGTTGTAGGGTTTAATAAAGCAGGAGCATTAAAAAATGGAGATAACTCAGATTATAGCCATAATATAATTGAACAAGACTATGGAAACTATGAAACTTCTCTGACTTTAACTCAAAATCTTTTTGATGGTTTTGGTACTACTCATAGAGTGAATTATGAAGAAACTAGAATTTTAGCATCTGCTTACAATTACATAGAAAAATCTAATGACATTGTTTTTAAAATGGTTGATGCTTATGTAAGCGTAATGCGCTCTCATGAACTTACTCAAACAGCTAGAGAAAATGTGCAGATAAATGAAATTATCTATAAGAAAGTTAAAGATTTATTTGATTCAGGCTTAACAACTGACTCTGAAGTTAAAAAAATTCAGTCTTCACGTTCACTTGCTCGTTCAAACCTAATAGTACAAAAAAATAATGCAAGAGATTCAGAATACTTCTTTAGAAGAGTTTTAGGTCGTATGCCAACAGTTCATGAAATGAAAAGACCAAACTTTAATATAGTGATGCCAGAAAGTGTAGAAAGAGCGGCCCTGTATTCTATCGAGCACAATCCATCACTCCTAGTTAGCAGATATAACATCAAAGGTGCGCAGGAATTATATAAACAACGCAAAAAAGATTACTTACCGAAGGTTGATTTAGAAATAAGCCAGTTTTATAATGATGTTGAAACACGAAATGCATTTGATTCTCCAGATGATAGATTTCGTGCTCGTTTAGTTCTTAACTATAACATTTTTCGTGGTGGAGCAGATAAGGCTAATGTTCAAAAGCATTTAAGTAAAATAAATCAAGAAATAGAGCGTAAAAGAGATTTAAAGCGTCAAGTAATTGAAGGTTTAGACCTTTCTTGGAATGCTTACAAAATGATTGACGAACAACTAAAAGACTTAAGAGAATATAGTGGATTTTCAGAAAGCACATTAAAGTTATATGAAGAAGAATATGATTTAGGTCGTCGTTCTTTACTTGACCTTTTAGCATCTCAAAATGATGTTATAAACGCTAGAAGTCAAATTATAACTGCTGAGTATGATCAACTATTTGCAAAGTATCGTATTTTAGATGCTATGGGACTATTAGTTACTGCAATAGTTGGTGATGCTAATAATTATGCAGCAAAAGTAAATTTATATAGTGAAAATGAGGCTTTAGAAATTTTAGATACTCTTCCTGTCAACCTAGATTCTGATAGTGATGAAATTCCTGATAACTTAGATCTTTGTGACAACTCTTTAAAAGAGAACAATATTATGCCTTATGGCTGTAAAAAAATTATGAGAGATAGCGATAGTGACGGCGTGATAGATGCGAAAGATTCTTGTTTACTTACGCCAATAAATGCAAAAGTTTCTCCAGATGGTTGTGCACTTGATAGTGATTTTGATGGTGTTAAAGATTATGCTGATAAATGTCCTAAAACACCTTTTGGTTATACGGCTGATGAAAAAGGATGCACAATATCTTTGAGTTTGAGAATTAATTTTTTAGCAAGAAGTTCAAAAGTTCCAAGTGACTCAAAACAAGAGATAGATGAGTTAGTTGGATTTTTAAAGGAAAATTCAGACTACAAAGTTCATATTATAGGACATACTAATAATATAGGTGATTCTGAGGAAAATTTTAAACTTTCAGATAAAAGATCAAAGGCAATAAAAAAAGCTTTGCAAGATCAAGGTGTTGAGTCACAAAGACTTAGCAGTGAAGGGCGTGGGGAAGATGATCCCATAGCTAGTAATGAAACAGCCGAAGGCTTAAACTTAAATCGTCGGGTTGAGATTGAATTAAGTAAAAGAAGTGAGGAAATATAA
- a CDS encoding type I secretion system permease/ATPase: MNERVGVSVKEDSLLDSLVLYTKLFHKPFSAEALLSGLPIYAKDGDSKLFSVETKSKSLFSRVATRAGLKSTLIKREIPAMLQLHLPMILLLSNDNSCILEKFSQDRTQVKIIYPDEDGSQEWVDVKELQREYLGYGFLLKKRFEYDSKKSRTLNVKSKHWFWSTLNLSRSIYRDVLWASLLINLFVLATPLFTMNVYDRVIPNNAQETLMVFSIGIVFVYILDFFLKITRGYMLELAGKKSDIIMSSIIFEKVLNLKMAVHPKSVGSFANNMKDFESVRSFFTTATMTAVIDLPFAIIFLMVIYYIGGFLVFVPITTMFLILAYALIIRKPLRESIESSHEASAKKNGILIETLQNIETVKSMSMTGKQQWEWEETTGEIAKKNLKSRILSSSIPNVTNLFIQLNTVFVVVFGVYLIQEFELTMGGLIAVVILTSRTVAPMGQAAGLISNYSDARSSYETLNNIISQDMERTEGKEFVERPSFHGKIEFKNVTFSYPEADIPALQNVSFVINPGEKVAIIGRIGSGKSTIAKLILKLFDPDSGTILIDDIDITQIDPADLRRSIGYVPQDVNLFRGTIKDNIISSDLHPDIGDIIYAAQISGVDDFVRTHPRGYEMPIGERGAGLSGGQRQSVGVARALMQNSAILLLDEPTNAMDQTTENGIMKRFSIEFKKETLLLVTQKLGLLSMVDRVIVMHHSKIILDGPKDEVTAQLGGGKSV; this comes from the coding sequence ATGAATGAAAGAGTTGGCGTATCTGTTAAAGAAGATTCATTACTAGATTCCTTAGTCTTATATACAAAACTCTTTCATAAACCTTTTAGTGCTGAGGCTCTACTCTCAGGACTTCCTATATATGCAAAAGATGGTGATTCAAAACTTTTTTCAGTTGAAACAAAATCAAAGTCGCTTTTTTCTCGTGTTGCAACTAGAGCAGGATTAAAATCAACTTTGATAAAAAGAGAAATTCCAGCAATGTTGCAACTTCATTTACCTATGATACTTCTTTTAAGCAATGACAACTCTTGTATTTTAGAAAAATTTTCACAAGATAGAACACAAGTGAAAATCATATATCCAGATGAAGATGGTTCACAAGAATGGGTAGATGTAAAAGAGTTACAAAGAGAATATTTAGGTTACGGGTTTTTACTTAAAAAAAGGTTTGAGTATGATTCTAAAAAATCTCGTACTTTAAATGTAAAGTCTAAGCATTGGTTTTGGAGTACATTAAACCTTTCTCGTAGTATTTATCGAGATGTATTATGGGCTTCTCTTTTAATAAATTTGTTTGTTCTTGCGACTCCACTTTTTACAATGAATGTATATGATAGAGTTATTCCAAATAATGCTCAAGAAACTTTAATGGTCTTTAGTATTGGGATTGTTTTTGTATATATATTAGACTTTTTCTTAAAAATAACTCGTGGATATATGCTTGAATTGGCTGGAAAAAAGAGTGATATTATCATGTCTAGTATTATTTTTGAAAAAGTTTTAAATTTAAAAATGGCAGTTCATCCAAAGTCCGTTGGCTCTTTTGCAAATAATATGAAAGATTTTGAATCTGTTCGTTCCTTTTTCACAACCGCTACTATGACGGCAGTAATAGATTTACCATTTGCTATTATATTTTTAATGGTCATTTATTATATAGGTGGCTTTTTGGTTTTTGTTCCTATTACGACAATGTTTCTTATTTTAGCTTATGCTCTTATTATTAGAAAACCATTAAGAGAGTCAATAGAAAGCTCACATGAAGCAAGTGCTAAGAAAAATGGTATATTAATTGAAACTCTTCAAAATATTGAAACAGTAAAATCAATGAGCATGACAGGTAAGCAGCAGTGGGAGTGGGAAGAAACAACTGGGGAAATAGCAAAAAAAAATCTAAAATCTCGTATATTATCTTCTTCTATTCCAAATGTTACAAACCTCTTTATTCAGCTAAACACTGTTTTTGTAGTTGTTTTTGGAGTTTACCTTATTCAAGAGTTCGAACTAACTATGGGTGGACTTATTGCAGTAGTGATTTTAACGTCAAGAACAGTAGCTCCAATGGGTCAAGCAGCAGGTTTGATTTCCAATTATTCAGATGCTAGAAGTTCATATGAAACTTTAAATAATATTATCTCTCAAGATATGGAGAGAACAGAAGGTAAAGAATTTGTTGAAAGACCAAGTTTTCATGGTAAAATAGAGTTTAAAAATGTAACATTTAGCTACCCAGAAGCAGATATTCCAGCACTCCAAAATGTTAGTTTTGTGATAAATCCAGGAGAAAAAGTTGCTATCATTGGTCGCATCGGTTCTGGAAAGTCAACGATAGCAAAACTTATATTGAAATTATTTGATCCAGATAGTGGGACTATACTTATTGACGATATAGATATTACTCAGATAGATCCAGCAGATTTGCGTCGTTCTATTGGTTATGTCCCCCAAGATGTTAATCTTTTTAGAGGTACGATTAAAGATAATATCATTTCTTCTGATTTACACCCTGATATAGGAGATATTATCTATGCTGCACAAATTAGTGGAGTTGATGATTTTGTAAGAACTCACCCTAGAGGTTATGAGATGCCAATAGGTGAGAGAGGTGCTGGTCTTTCTGGTGGTCAAAGGCAAAGTGTTGGAGTCGCTCGTGCTTTAATGCAAAACAGTGCTATTTTACTTTTAGATGAACCTACGAATGCTATGG
- a CDS encoding OmpA family protein translates to MKYLLILIFAYSLFAGTYDDNYKIQQDNKKSKTAELDVFMYDNFQEIIRFKMLNFDEDELEDEMNEDTNTTNLQDITNTIKKYILRGESVSITIIGHTPEASLILPSYIQQKVDTEETIELSKKNAKFIQDALVKDEIKEELMTLSYRGGKDMAFSDSLTEGKELSNRVMVTLYVKFPKDIDSDKDGVFDSIDRCPATPRGAKVDSYGCPIDSDKDGVIDYKDECPKTPIGIEVDKKGCPLDSDGDGVVDYKDRCPDTSKGVSVDPIGCALGKELEIIFKLNSDKILKSSYEKIVTFAVFLKQNPVFNAQIIGHTDSIGKAELNMRLSQRRAATAKSALIYEGIAASRITTKGRGELDPIQSNRTKEGRAKNRRIEVKLSYNAQ, encoded by the coding sequence ATGAAATACTTACTAATATTAATCTTTGCATATTCTTTGTTTGCAGGAACTTATGATGATAACTATAAAATCCAACAAGACAATAAAAAGTCTAAAACAGCAGAGTTAGATGTTTTTATGTATGATAATTTTCAAGAAATTATTCGATTCAAAATGTTAAATTTTGATGAAGATGAATTAGAAGATGAAATGAATGAAGATACAAATACTACGAATCTTCAAGATATAACTAATACTATAAAAAAATATATCCTAAGAGGAGAAAGTGTTAGTATTACAATTATTGGACATACTCCTGAGGCATCGTTAATTCTTCCTAGCTACATACAACAGAAAGTTGATACAGAGGAAACTATTGAACTTAGTAAAAAAAATGCTAAGTTTATTCAAGATGCTTTAGTTAAAGATGAAATAAAAGAAGAGCTTATGACACTATCATATCGCGGTGGTAAAGATATGGCTTTTAGTGATTCATTGACAGAAGGAAAAGAACTTTCAAATCGTGTAATGGTTACCTTATATGTAAAGTTTCCTAAAGATATTGATAGTGATAAAGATGGTGTCTTTGATAGCATAGACAGATGCCCAGCAACGCCAAGAGGAGCAAAAGTAGATAGCTACGGTTGCCCAATTGATAGTGATAAAGATGGGGTTATTGATTATAAAGATGAGTGTCCTAAAACACCTATTGGTATAGAAGTAGACAAAAAAGGATGTCCACTAGATAGTGATGGTGATGGCGTTGTTGATTATAAAGATAGATGTCCAGATACATCAAAAGGTGTAAGTGTTGATCCAATAGGATGTGCTCTAGGTAAAGAGTTAGAAATAATATTTAAACTAAATTCAGACAAGATACTAAAATCTTCATATGAAAAAATTGTTACTTTTGCTGTTTTCTTAAAACAAAATCCTGTATTTAATGCCCAAATCATTGGTCATACAGATAGTATTGGTAAAGCAGAACTAAATATGAGATTATCTCAAAGAAGAGCAGCAACAGCAAAATCTGCACTCATATATGAGGGTATTGCGGCATCTAGAATTACTACTAAAGGTAGAGGTGAATTAGACCCAATTCAAAGCAATAGAACAAAAGAGGGCAGAGCAAAAAATCGTCGTATTGAGGTTAAGTTATCCTATAATGCGCAATAA